A region from the Dendropsophus ebraccatus isolate aDenEbr1 chromosome 1, aDenEbr1.pat, whole genome shotgun sequence genome encodes:
- the LINS1 gene encoding protein Lines homolog 1 isoform X1, with protein MEEPFPGLRDLHKKLLQAAPLPEDVQASAALLMPCFPSEPCNNPAIHKDVGTVTDPCSGSVSTTWVPRDVTLLQLSLIQILIIKAENLCTELQVRRQYSHVVELLQQNGADTVIIELLNTSDKVLSHISSKCLSYMVLYQLKFQNEVNAHWLQFCLNTLGEDPGSHNLMPCLMSLISVYKGILVDERIRKAEYLLKIMVALENVFEGFCSRCISRLLVPEDQSPVLDAESSSRLSCLLDLLEVLVALRIELNLNVSLCKHVLSVILPQVLNLMSSPVPYFVKKQVILVLKRCLLYKAGEDFLPSPPSLCHQQDAALDEELAVLATTLLNAVHQGWLAQVPSTNRSSSFGGGSEGSEHGPDLVILGAASLALLKALEIQSHNKTYSSTEQGFPDFSEISLYMTHLLNFLKRHLGWKEPVHFCEWVSLTFIEQDDDMVEVAKSLLQMYLHNPRLHSPTSEDEDDVWKLLSHQCGINPHCIFLFLLKNVMYDSSVLLDFLISSETCFLEYFVRYLKLLKEDWPQFCLTCSCLDQSSSVQVPAVAGVSARPMQTVSMFHTPECICSPLVDTATVSGPENDRPSPHSHRSDSESSSSLGALQRLVEYDSSEDSESEMSGSEPCPALSHHAGVDSPDIDKHMKNLGLTAVCSVFYNTSTSMEAVATPAVGTQRKSTQCLAELQKAINRLHKKKLFPYNPSALLKLLTHVCALSRG; from the exons ATGGAAGAACCGTTCCCAGGCTTAAGGGATCTGCACAAGAAGTTACTGCAAGCTGCCCCTCTACCTGAAGATGTACAAGCTTCTGCAGCTCTTCTAATGCCATGCTTTCCAAGTGAACCCTGTAACAACCCAG CAATCCATAAAGATGTTGGGACAGTGACTGATCCGTGCTCGGGCAGTGTGTCCACCACATGGGTACCCCGGGATGTTACCTTGCTTCAACTGTCTCTTATCCAGATCTTGATCATCAAAGCTGAGAACCTCTGCACTGAGCTGCAAGTCAGACGCCAGTATTCCCATGTGGTGGAGCTTCTTCAACAGAATGGAGCTGACACTGTAATA ATTGAACTGTTAAACACTTCAGATAAGGTGCTATCACACATCTCCTCCAAGTGCCTCTCTTATATGGTGCTATATCAACTTAAATTCCAG AATGAGGTGAATGCTCACTGGCTTCAGTTCTGCCTGAATACCTTGGGTGAAGATCCAGGATCGCACAATCTAATGCCATGTCTAATGTCTCTGATATCTGTTTACAAAGGAATCCTTGTGGATGAGAGGATCAGAAAGGCAG AATATCTGCTGAAGATCATGGTGGCTCTGGAAAATGTATTTGAAGGATTCTGCTCTAGATGTATCTCTCGCCTGTTGGTACCTGAAGACCAGTCTCCTGTACTAGATGCAGAGTCCAGCAGTCGGCTCTCTTGCCTGTTGGATCTATTAGAAGTCTTGGTTGCCTTAAGGATAGAGCTGAATCTGAACGTCTCCCTCTGCAAACATGTCTTATCTGTGATTCTTCCTCAGGTCCTGAACCTTATGTCCTCTCCTGTTCCTTACTTTGTTAAGAAGCAGGTCATCCTGGTGCTAAAACGATGTCTGCTGTATAAAGCCGGGGAAGATTTCCTGCCTTCTCCTCCCAGTTTATGTCACCAGCAAGATGCAGCATTGGATGAGGAGCTGGCGGTCCTGGCCACCACTCTGCTGAATGCTGTCCACCAAGGCTGGCTAGCGCAAGTGCCTTCAACTAACAGATCAAGCAGCTTTGGTGGTGGCAGTGAAGGCTCGGAGCATGGTCCTGACCTGGTGATCCTCGGAGCAGCCAGTCTTGCTCTTCTCAAAGCCCTGGAAATTCAGTCCCATAATAAAACTTACAGTAGCACGGAGCAAG GGTTTCCTGACTTTTCTGAAATATCCCTGTATATGACTCACTTGCTGAACTTCCTAAAACGGCATCTTGGATGGAAGGAGCCGGTGCACTTCTGTGAATGGGTGTCCCTTACCTTTATAGAGCAGGATGATGACATGGTGGAGGTAGCAAAGAGTTTGCTTCAGATGTATCTACACAATCCAAG ACTACACTCTCCAACCAGCGAGGATGAGGACGACGTTTGGAAATTGTTGTCACATCAATGTGGGATCAACCCACACTGCATCTTCTTGTTCCTGTTAAAGAATGTGATGTATGATTCCTCGGTCCTCCTGGACTTCCTGATCTCCTCGGAGACCTGCTTTCTGGAATACTTTGTCAGGTACCTGAAGCTTCTAAAGGAAGACTGGCCTCAGTTTTGCTTAACCTGTAGCTGTCTTGACCAGTCCTCCTCTGTCCAGGTACCTGCTGTGGCCGGTGTCTCTGCCCGTCCAATGCAGACAGTAAGCATGTTCCATACACCAGAATGCATTTGCAGCCCACTTGTGGATACAGCTACCGTGTCTGGTCCGGAGAATGATAGGCCGTCACCACATTCTCACCGATCTGACTCGGAAAGCTCATCCTCATTAGGTGCTCTTCAACGCCTCGTAGAATATGACAGCTCTGAAGATTCAGAATCCGAAATGTCAGGCAGTGAACCATGTCCAGCTCTCTCACACCATGCAGGGGTTGACAGCCCAGATATAGATAAACATATGAAGAACCTAGGGCTGACAGCAGTGTGTTCAGTATTCTATAATACGTCAACAAGTATGGAAGCTGTAGCCACCCCGGCTGTGGGTACCCAGCGAAAATCGACGCAGTGCCTGGCAGAGCTTCAGAAAGCCATTAACAGACTCCATAAAAAAAAGCTGTTTCCATACAACCCATCAGCATTACTGAAGCTACTCACCCATGTGTGTGCACTAAGCAGAGGATAA
- the LINS1 gene encoding protein Lines homolog 1 isoform X2 — protein MVLYQLKFQNEVNAHWLQFCLNTLGEDPGSHNLMPCLMSLISVYKGILVDERIRKAEYLLKIMVALENVFEGFCSRCISRLLVPEDQSPVLDAESSSRLSCLLDLLEVLVALRIELNLNVSLCKHVLSVILPQVLNLMSSPVPYFVKKQVILVLKRCLLYKAGEDFLPSPPSLCHQQDAALDEELAVLATTLLNAVHQGWLAQVPSTNRSSSFGGGSEGSEHGPDLVILGAASLALLKALEIQSHNKTYSSTEQGFPDFSEISLYMTHLLNFLKRHLGWKEPVHFCEWVSLTFIEQDDDMVEVAKSLLQMYLHNPRLHSPTSEDEDDVWKLLSHQCGINPHCIFLFLLKNVMYDSSVLLDFLISSETCFLEYFVRYLKLLKEDWPQFCLTCSCLDQSSSVQVPAVAGVSARPMQTVSMFHTPECICSPLVDTATVSGPENDRPSPHSHRSDSESSSSLGALQRLVEYDSSEDSESEMSGSEPCPALSHHAGVDSPDIDKHMKNLGLTAVCSVFYNTSTSMEAVATPAVGTQRKSTQCLAELQKAINRLHKKKLFPYNPSALLKLLTHVCALSRG, from the exons ATGGTGCTATATCAACTTAAATTCCAG AATGAGGTGAATGCTCACTGGCTTCAGTTCTGCCTGAATACCTTGGGTGAAGATCCAGGATCGCACAATCTAATGCCATGTCTAATGTCTCTGATATCTGTTTACAAAGGAATCCTTGTGGATGAGAGGATCAGAAAGGCAG AATATCTGCTGAAGATCATGGTGGCTCTGGAAAATGTATTTGAAGGATTCTGCTCTAGATGTATCTCTCGCCTGTTGGTACCTGAAGACCAGTCTCCTGTACTAGATGCAGAGTCCAGCAGTCGGCTCTCTTGCCTGTTGGATCTATTAGAAGTCTTGGTTGCCTTAAGGATAGAGCTGAATCTGAACGTCTCCCTCTGCAAACATGTCTTATCTGTGATTCTTCCTCAGGTCCTGAACCTTATGTCCTCTCCTGTTCCTTACTTTGTTAAGAAGCAGGTCATCCTGGTGCTAAAACGATGTCTGCTGTATAAAGCCGGGGAAGATTTCCTGCCTTCTCCTCCCAGTTTATGTCACCAGCAAGATGCAGCATTGGATGAGGAGCTGGCGGTCCTGGCCACCACTCTGCTGAATGCTGTCCACCAAGGCTGGCTAGCGCAAGTGCCTTCAACTAACAGATCAAGCAGCTTTGGTGGTGGCAGTGAAGGCTCGGAGCATGGTCCTGACCTGGTGATCCTCGGAGCAGCCAGTCTTGCTCTTCTCAAAGCCCTGGAAATTCAGTCCCATAATAAAACTTACAGTAGCACGGAGCAAG GGTTTCCTGACTTTTCTGAAATATCCCTGTATATGACTCACTTGCTGAACTTCCTAAAACGGCATCTTGGATGGAAGGAGCCGGTGCACTTCTGTGAATGGGTGTCCCTTACCTTTATAGAGCAGGATGATGACATGGTGGAGGTAGCAAAGAGTTTGCTTCAGATGTATCTACACAATCCAAG ACTACACTCTCCAACCAGCGAGGATGAGGACGACGTTTGGAAATTGTTGTCACATCAATGTGGGATCAACCCACACTGCATCTTCTTGTTCCTGTTAAAGAATGTGATGTATGATTCCTCGGTCCTCCTGGACTTCCTGATCTCCTCGGAGACCTGCTTTCTGGAATACTTTGTCAGGTACCTGAAGCTTCTAAAGGAAGACTGGCCTCAGTTTTGCTTAACCTGTAGCTGTCTTGACCAGTCCTCCTCTGTCCAGGTACCTGCTGTGGCCGGTGTCTCTGCCCGTCCAATGCAGACAGTAAGCATGTTCCATACACCAGAATGCATTTGCAGCCCACTTGTGGATACAGCTACCGTGTCTGGTCCGGAGAATGATAGGCCGTCACCACATTCTCACCGATCTGACTCGGAAAGCTCATCCTCATTAGGTGCTCTTCAACGCCTCGTAGAATATGACAGCTCTGAAGATTCAGAATCCGAAATGTCAGGCAGTGAACCATGTCCAGCTCTCTCACACCATGCAGGGGTTGACAGCCCAGATATAGATAAACATATGAAGAACCTAGGGCTGACAGCAGTGTGTTCAGTATTCTATAATACGTCAACAAGTATGGAAGCTGTAGCCACCCCGGCTGTGGGTACCCAGCGAAAATCGACGCAGTGCCTGGCAGAGCTTCAGAAAGCCATTAACAGACTCCATAAAAAAAAGCTGTTTCCATACAACCCATCAGCATTACTGAAGCTACTCACCCATGTGTGTGCACTAAGCAGAGGATAA